The following are encoded in a window of Castanea sativa cultivar Marrone di Chiusa Pesio chromosome 5, ASM4071231v1 genomic DNA:
- the LOC142636539 gene encoding pleiotropic drug resistance protein 1-like isoform X2 gives MESGDIYKAGSSFRLSSSSIWRDATMEIFSKSSREDDDEETLKWAALQKLPTYNRLTKGLLTTPQGETSEIDVHHLGLKERRSLIERLVKVPEEDHEKFLYKLKDRLDRVGITIPTIEVHFEHLNVEAEAHVGSRALPTFLNFSVNIMEGLLNYLHILPSRKKHLSILQDVSGVIKPSRMTLLLGPPSSGKTTLLLALAGELDPDLKFSGKVTYNGHEMHEFVPQRTAAYVSQHDLHIGEMTVRETLAFSARCQGVGSRYEMLAELARREKEANIKPDPDVDIYMKALATEGQEVNVVTDYIIKVLGLEVCADTLVGNQMLRGISGGQRKRVTTGEMLVGPSKVLFMDEISTGLDSSTTFQIVNSIKQYVHIFNGTAVISLLQPAPETYNLFDDIILISDGQIAYQGPREQVLEFFESMGFKCPERKGVADFLQEVTSRKDQEQYWAQKDEPYNFVTVKEFAEAFQSFHVGRKLGDELATQFDKAKSHPAALTTRKYGVKMAELLKACLSREFLLMKRNSFVYIFKFIQLTIMAMIVMTTFLRTEMHRNSVTDGGIYSGILFYSVVVIMFNGIAEMSMTVAKLPVFFKQRKLLFYPPWAYSLPAWIIKIPITFLEVAVWVFITYYVIGFDPSPGRFFRQYLLLLLLNQMASALFRFIGAIGRGDLVLANSFGSFALVMLFALGGFVLSRENIKKWWIWGYWMSPMMYAQNAIVVNEFLGKSWRHVLPNSTEPLGVEVLKSRGFFTHAYWYWIGVGALIGFILLFNAAFTLALTYLNPLGKPQSVKSEEPGSNGQDYRSRENNSSHKTSIENGYEIKRGSNTSSLSSISTDASVEINQNRNRGMILPFDQHTITFDEIKYSVDMPQEMKNQGVTEDKLVLLKGVSGAFRPGVLTALMGVSGAGKTTLMDVLAGRKTGGYIDGKITISGYPKQQETFARVSGYCEQNDIHSPHVTVYESLLYSAWLRLSPDVDSQKKKMFVEEVMELVELKPLRQALVGLPGVNGLSTEQRKRLTIAVELVANPSIIFMDEPTSGLDARAAAIVMRTVRNTVDTGRTVVCTIHQPSIDIFEAFDELFLLKHGGQEIYVGPLGRHSCHLIQYFEGIEGVSKIKDGYNPATWMLEVTSSAHETTLVIDFANVYRNSKLYRRNKELIEQLSIPTPGSKELYFPTQYSQSYFTQFMACLWKQHWSYWRNPLYTAVRFIFTTVIALMFGTMFWNLGSKTTKQQDLFNAMGSMYAAVLFIGVKNSNSVQPVVAIERTVFYRERAAGMYSALPYAFAQVLIEVPYVFVQTVFYGVIVYVLIGFEWTAAKFFWYLFFAYFSLLYFTYYGMMTVALTPNHHISSIIASAFYSIWNLFSGFIVPRPRIPIWWRWYSWACPLAWTLYGLVASQFGDKKDMLDTGESVEDFVRDYFGFHHDFLGVVATVVVGFAILFAFIFAMSIKVFNFQRR, from the exons ATGGAGAGTGGGGATATTTATAAAGCCGGTAGTAGTTTTCGACTAAGCAGTTCCTCAATTTGGAGGGACGCCACCATGGAAATTTTCTCGAAATCTTCAcgagaagatgatgatgaagaaactCTTAAATGGGCTGCTCTACAGAAGCTTCCTACTTACAACCGTTTGACGAAAGGTTTACTGACTACACCGCAAGGTGAGACCAGTGAAATCGATGTACATCATCTTGGACTGAAAGAAAGGAGGAGTTTGATTGAGAGGTTGGTGAAGGTCCCCGAGGAGGATCATGAGAAGTTCTTGTATAAGCTCAAGGACCGCTTGGACAG AGTTGGAATTACTATTCCCACAATTGAAGTCCATTTTGAGCATTTGAATGTTGAGGCAGAAGCACATGTTGGAAGCAGAGCTTTGCCAACATTCTTGAACTTCTCTGTTAATATAATGGAG GGTTTATTGAATTATCTCCATATTCTTCCAAGTAGAAAGAAACATTTGTCTATCCTTCAAGATGTTAGTGGAGTCATCAAGCCTAGCAG AATGACATTACTTTTGGGTCCTCCAAGTTCTGGAAAGACCACGCTCTTGTTGGCTCTAGCTGGAGAGCTTGATCCCGACCTAAAG TTTTCTGGGAAGGTGACTTATAATGGCCACGAAATGCATGAGTTTGTTCCACAAAGAACTGCTGCTTATGTCAGTCAACATGACCTTCATATTGGAGAAATGACTGTAAGGGAAACTTTGGCCTTCTCTGCAAGATGCCAAGGGGTTGGATCGCGTTATG AGATGCTAGCAGAGCTAgcaagaagagagaaagaggcaaATATTAAGCCTGATCCTGATGTTGACATCTACATGAAG GCACTGGCAACGGAAGGGCAGGAGGTGAATGTGGTGACAGATTACATTATAAAG GTTTTGGGATTGGAAGTCTGTGCAGATACCTTAGTTGGGAATCAAATGTTAAGGGGAATATCTGGAGGGCAAAGGAAACGAGTTACAACTG gtGAGATGTTGGTTGGACCATCTAAAGTGTTATTCATGGATGAAATATCTACTGGTTTGGATAGCTCAACAACTTTTCAGATTGTGAATTCAATCAAGCAATATGTTCACATTTTCAATGGAACTGCTGTCATCTCCCTCCTCCAACCAGCACCAGAGACTTATAATCTTTTCGATGACATTATTCTCATCTCTGATGGCCAGATTGCATACCAGGGTCCCCGTGAACAAGTGCTTGAATTTTTTGAATCAATGGGCTTTAAATGTCCTGAGAGGAAAGGGGTGGCCGACTTCCTGCAAGAA GTGACTTCAAGGAAAGACCAGGAGCAGTACTGGGCACAGAAAGATGAGCCCTACAATTTTGTAACAGTTAAGGAATTTGCTGAGGCATTCCAATCTTTCCATGTGGGACGGAAACTTGGAGATGAACTTGCAACTCAGTTTGACAAGGCTAAGAGCCATCCAGCTGCTTTGACAACGAGAAAGTATGGTGTAAAAATGGCAGAGCTGCTGAAAGCTTGCTTGTCAAGAGAATTCTTGCTCATGAAGAGGAATTCGTTTGTCTACATCTTCAAGTTCATTCAA CTTACGATAATGGCAATGATTGTTATGACAACTTTCCTACGGACTGAGATGCACCGAAATTCAGTGACTGATGGAGGAATCTATAGTGGTATTTTGTTCTATAGTGTTGTTGTCATCATGTTTAATGGTATTGCTGAGATGTCCATGACCGTTGCAAAGCTTCCTGTTTTCTTCAAGCAAAGGAAGCTCCTATTCTATCCTCCGTGGGCATATTCTCTCCCTGCATGGATCATCAAGATTCCAATCACATTTTTAGAAGTCGCTGTATGGGTATTCATCACTTACTATGTCATTGGCTTTGATCCAAGTCCTGGAAG GTTTTTTAGGCAATACCTTCTGCTTTTACTTCTTAACCAGATGGCTTCTGCATTATTTCGCTTTATTGGGGCAATTGGTAGGGGGGACCTGGTTCTTGCGAACTCATTTGGATCATTTGCATTGGTCATGCTATTTGCTTTGGGTGGCTTTGTTCTATCAAGAG AGAACATAAAGAAATGGTGGATATGGGGTTACTGGATGTCACCAATGATGTATGCACAGAATGCTATTGTAGTTAACGAGTTTCTTGGGAAGAGTTGGAGACAT GTTCTCCCAAACTCAACGGAACCACTAGGAGTTGAAGTTTTGAAGTCCCGCGGATTCTTTACACATGCATATTGGTATTGGATAGGAGTGGGGGCATTAATTGGATTTATATTGCTTTTCAATGCTGCCTTCACTCTGGCTCTCACATATCTCAATC CATTGGGAAAGCCACAGTCTGTTAAATCAGAAGAACCTGGAAGCAATGGACAGGATTACAGATCTAGAGAAAACAACTCAAGTCACAAAACAAGCATAG AGAATGGATATGAAATTAAGAGGGGCAGTAATACCTCTAGCCTCTCATCTATTAGCACAGACGCTTCTGTAGAGATCAATCAGAATAGGAATAGAGGAATGATTCTTCCATTTGACCAACATACCATTACCTTCGATGAAATAAAGTACTCTGTTGACATGCCACAG GAAATGAAGAATCAAGGTGTTACCGAGGATAAATTGGTGCTCTTGAAGGGTGTGAGTGGTGCATTCAGGCCAGGAGTTCTCACAGCACTGATGGGTGTAAGTGGTGCTGGTAAAACAACTTTGATGGATGTACTAGCAGGTAGAAAAACTGGTGGATATATAGATGGGAAGATCACGATTTCTGGGTATCCAAAGCAGCAAGAAACATTTGCTAGAGTTTCTGGATACTGTGAGCAGAATGACATTCACTCTCCTCATGTAACTGTCTACGAGTCCTTGCTCTACTCAGCATGGCTTCGTTTATCCCCTGATGTCGattcacaaaaaaagaag ATGTTTGTTGAGGAAGTTATGGAGCTTGTGGAGCTGAAACCATTGAGGCAAGCATTAGTCGGGTTGCCAGGTGTGAATGGTCTCTCAACTGAGCAACGTAAGAGGCTAACAATTGCAGTCGAGTTAGTTGCCAACCCCTCCATAATTTTCATGGACGAGCCAACCTCAGGGTTGGATGCTAGAGCTGCTGCCATAGTTATGAGAACTGTGAGGAACACCGTTGACACTGGAAGAACAGTTGTGTGCACCATCCATCAGCCAAGCATTGACATATTTGAAGCTTTTGATGAG CTATTCCTATTGAAGCATGGGGGACAAGAGATATATGTAGGGCCATTGGGTCGCCATTCTTGCCATTTAATCCAGTATTTTGAG GGAATAGAAGGAGTAAGTAAAATTAAAGATGGTTACAATCCAGCAACTTGGATGTTGGAAGTTACTTCATCAGCACATGAAACAACTTTGGTGAttgattttgctaatgtgtacAGAAATTCAAAGCTGTACAG GAGAAACAAAGAACTTATTGAACAATTGAGCATCCCTACTCCTGGATCGAAGGAACTCTATTTCCCTACACAATACTCTCAGTCATATTTCACCCAATTCATGGCTTGCTTATGGAAACAACATTGGTCGTACTGGCGCAACCCCCTATACACTGCTGTAAGATTTATCTTCACCACTGTCATAGCCCTGATGTTCGGGACAATGTTCTGGAACCTTGGCTCAAAAAC GACAAAGCAACAAGATTTGTTTAATGCAATGGGTTCCATGTATGCTGCTGTTCTCTTTATTGGAGTTAAAAACTCTAATTCAGTGCAACCAGTGGTGGCTATCGAACGAACAGTCTTCTATAGAGAAAGAGCAGCTGGGATGTATTCAGCATTGCCCTATGCGTTTGCACAG GTTTTGATTGAAGTCCCATACGTTTTTGTACAAACTGTGTTCTATGGTGTTATTGTATATGTATTGATTGGATTTGAATGGACTGCTGCTAAATTCTTCTGGTACCTATTCTTCGCGTATTTCTCACTGCTGTACTTCACCTACTATGGCATGATGACTGTCGCCTTGACACCAAACCACCACATTTCTTCCATAATTGCCTCTGCATTTTATTCAATATGGAATCTCTTTTCTGGATTCATAGTTCCACGACCT AGGATCCCTATTTGGTGGAGATGGTACTCTTGGGCATGTCCATTAGCCTGGACCTTGTATGGGTTGGTTGCATCACAGTTTGGAGATAAGAAAGACATGCTTGATACTGGTGAAAGCGTAGAAGATTTTGTGAGAGACTATTTCGGTTTCCATCATGATTTCCTAGGAGTGGTTGCAACTGTCGTTGTCGGGTTTGCAATACTATTTGCATTTATCTTTGCTATGTCTATTAAAGTGTTTAATTTCCAAAGGAGATAG
- the LOC142636539 gene encoding pleiotropic drug resistance protein 1-like isoform X1, with product MESGDIYKAGSSFRLSSSSIWRDATMEIFSKSSREDDDEETLKWAALQKLPTYNRLTKGLLTTPQGETSEIDVHHLGLKERRSLIERLVKVPEEDHEKFLYKLKDRLDRVGITIPTIEVHFEHLNVEAEAHVGSRALPTFLNFSVNIMEGLLNYLHILPSRKKHLSILQDVSGVIKPSRMTLLLGPPSSGKTTLLLALAGELDPDLKFSGKVTYNGHEMHEFVPQRTAAYVSQHDLHIGEMTVRETLAFSARCQGVGSRYEMLAELARREKEANIKPDPDVDIYMKALATEGQEVNVVTDYIIKVLGLEVCADTLVGNQMLRGISGGQRKRVTTGEMLVGPSKVLFMDEISTGLDSSTTFQIVNSIKQYVHIFNGTAVISLLQPAPETYNLFDDIILISDGQIAYQGPREQVLEFFESMGFKCPERKGVADFLQEVTSRKDQEQYWAQKDEPYNFVTVKEFAEAFQSFHVGRKLGDELATQFDKAKSHPAALTTRKYGVKMAELLKACLSREFLLMKRNSFVYIFKFIQLTIMAMIVMTTFLRTEMHRNSVTDGGIYSGILFYSVVVIMFNGIAEMSMTVAKLPVFFKQRKLLFYPPWAYSLPAWIIKIPITFLEVAVWVFITYYVIGFDPSPGRFFRQYLLLLLLNQMASALFRFIGAIGRGDLVLANSFGSFALVMLFALGGFVLSRENIKKWWIWGYWMSPMMYAQNAIVVNEFLGKSWRHVLPNSTEPLGVEVLKSRGFFTHAYWYWIGVGALIGFILLFNAAFTLALTYLNPLGKPQSVKSEEPGSNGQDYRSRENNSSHKTSIENGYEIKRGSNTSSLSSISTDASVEINQNRNRGMILPFDQHTITFDEIKYSVDMPQEMKNQGVTEDKLVLLKGVSGAFRPGVLTALMGVSGAGKTTLMDVLAGRKTGGYIDGKITISGYPKQQETFARVSGYCEQNDIHSPHVTVYESLLYSAWLRLSPDVDSQKKKMFVEEVMELVELKPLRQALVGLPGVNGLSTEQRKRLTIAVELVANPSIIFMDEPTSGLDARAAAIVMRTVRNTVDTGRTVVCTIHQPSIDIFEAFDEVKNTNKLKCMELLFMFSSVYENDMFNMTLQLFLLKHGGQEIYVGPLGRHSCHLIQYFEGIEGVSKIKDGYNPATWMLEVTSSAHETTLVIDFANVYRNSKLYRRNKELIEQLSIPTPGSKELYFPTQYSQSYFTQFMACLWKQHWSYWRNPLYTAVRFIFTTVIALMFGTMFWNLGSKTTKQQDLFNAMGSMYAAVLFIGVKNSNSVQPVVAIERTVFYRERAAGMYSALPYAFAQVLIEVPYVFVQTVFYGVIVYVLIGFEWTAAKFFWYLFFAYFSLLYFTYYGMMTVALTPNHHISSIIASAFYSIWNLFSGFIVPRPRIPIWWRWYSWACPLAWTLYGLVASQFGDKKDMLDTGESVEDFVRDYFGFHHDFLGVVATVVVGFAILFAFIFAMSIKVFNFQRR from the exons ATGGAGAGTGGGGATATTTATAAAGCCGGTAGTAGTTTTCGACTAAGCAGTTCCTCAATTTGGAGGGACGCCACCATGGAAATTTTCTCGAAATCTTCAcgagaagatgatgatgaagaaactCTTAAATGGGCTGCTCTACAGAAGCTTCCTACTTACAACCGTTTGACGAAAGGTTTACTGACTACACCGCAAGGTGAGACCAGTGAAATCGATGTACATCATCTTGGACTGAAAGAAAGGAGGAGTTTGATTGAGAGGTTGGTGAAGGTCCCCGAGGAGGATCATGAGAAGTTCTTGTATAAGCTCAAGGACCGCTTGGACAG AGTTGGAATTACTATTCCCACAATTGAAGTCCATTTTGAGCATTTGAATGTTGAGGCAGAAGCACATGTTGGAAGCAGAGCTTTGCCAACATTCTTGAACTTCTCTGTTAATATAATGGAG GGTTTATTGAATTATCTCCATATTCTTCCAAGTAGAAAGAAACATTTGTCTATCCTTCAAGATGTTAGTGGAGTCATCAAGCCTAGCAG AATGACATTACTTTTGGGTCCTCCAAGTTCTGGAAAGACCACGCTCTTGTTGGCTCTAGCTGGAGAGCTTGATCCCGACCTAAAG TTTTCTGGGAAGGTGACTTATAATGGCCACGAAATGCATGAGTTTGTTCCACAAAGAACTGCTGCTTATGTCAGTCAACATGACCTTCATATTGGAGAAATGACTGTAAGGGAAACTTTGGCCTTCTCTGCAAGATGCCAAGGGGTTGGATCGCGTTATG AGATGCTAGCAGAGCTAgcaagaagagagaaagaggcaaATATTAAGCCTGATCCTGATGTTGACATCTACATGAAG GCACTGGCAACGGAAGGGCAGGAGGTGAATGTGGTGACAGATTACATTATAAAG GTTTTGGGATTGGAAGTCTGTGCAGATACCTTAGTTGGGAATCAAATGTTAAGGGGAATATCTGGAGGGCAAAGGAAACGAGTTACAACTG gtGAGATGTTGGTTGGACCATCTAAAGTGTTATTCATGGATGAAATATCTACTGGTTTGGATAGCTCAACAACTTTTCAGATTGTGAATTCAATCAAGCAATATGTTCACATTTTCAATGGAACTGCTGTCATCTCCCTCCTCCAACCAGCACCAGAGACTTATAATCTTTTCGATGACATTATTCTCATCTCTGATGGCCAGATTGCATACCAGGGTCCCCGTGAACAAGTGCTTGAATTTTTTGAATCAATGGGCTTTAAATGTCCTGAGAGGAAAGGGGTGGCCGACTTCCTGCAAGAA GTGACTTCAAGGAAAGACCAGGAGCAGTACTGGGCACAGAAAGATGAGCCCTACAATTTTGTAACAGTTAAGGAATTTGCTGAGGCATTCCAATCTTTCCATGTGGGACGGAAACTTGGAGATGAACTTGCAACTCAGTTTGACAAGGCTAAGAGCCATCCAGCTGCTTTGACAACGAGAAAGTATGGTGTAAAAATGGCAGAGCTGCTGAAAGCTTGCTTGTCAAGAGAATTCTTGCTCATGAAGAGGAATTCGTTTGTCTACATCTTCAAGTTCATTCAA CTTACGATAATGGCAATGATTGTTATGACAACTTTCCTACGGACTGAGATGCACCGAAATTCAGTGACTGATGGAGGAATCTATAGTGGTATTTTGTTCTATAGTGTTGTTGTCATCATGTTTAATGGTATTGCTGAGATGTCCATGACCGTTGCAAAGCTTCCTGTTTTCTTCAAGCAAAGGAAGCTCCTATTCTATCCTCCGTGGGCATATTCTCTCCCTGCATGGATCATCAAGATTCCAATCACATTTTTAGAAGTCGCTGTATGGGTATTCATCACTTACTATGTCATTGGCTTTGATCCAAGTCCTGGAAG GTTTTTTAGGCAATACCTTCTGCTTTTACTTCTTAACCAGATGGCTTCTGCATTATTTCGCTTTATTGGGGCAATTGGTAGGGGGGACCTGGTTCTTGCGAACTCATTTGGATCATTTGCATTGGTCATGCTATTTGCTTTGGGTGGCTTTGTTCTATCAAGAG AGAACATAAAGAAATGGTGGATATGGGGTTACTGGATGTCACCAATGATGTATGCACAGAATGCTATTGTAGTTAACGAGTTTCTTGGGAAGAGTTGGAGACAT GTTCTCCCAAACTCAACGGAACCACTAGGAGTTGAAGTTTTGAAGTCCCGCGGATTCTTTACACATGCATATTGGTATTGGATAGGAGTGGGGGCATTAATTGGATTTATATTGCTTTTCAATGCTGCCTTCACTCTGGCTCTCACATATCTCAATC CATTGGGAAAGCCACAGTCTGTTAAATCAGAAGAACCTGGAAGCAATGGACAGGATTACAGATCTAGAGAAAACAACTCAAGTCACAAAACAAGCATAG AGAATGGATATGAAATTAAGAGGGGCAGTAATACCTCTAGCCTCTCATCTATTAGCACAGACGCTTCTGTAGAGATCAATCAGAATAGGAATAGAGGAATGATTCTTCCATTTGACCAACATACCATTACCTTCGATGAAATAAAGTACTCTGTTGACATGCCACAG GAAATGAAGAATCAAGGTGTTACCGAGGATAAATTGGTGCTCTTGAAGGGTGTGAGTGGTGCATTCAGGCCAGGAGTTCTCACAGCACTGATGGGTGTAAGTGGTGCTGGTAAAACAACTTTGATGGATGTACTAGCAGGTAGAAAAACTGGTGGATATATAGATGGGAAGATCACGATTTCTGGGTATCCAAAGCAGCAAGAAACATTTGCTAGAGTTTCTGGATACTGTGAGCAGAATGACATTCACTCTCCTCATGTAACTGTCTACGAGTCCTTGCTCTACTCAGCATGGCTTCGTTTATCCCCTGATGTCGattcacaaaaaaagaag ATGTTTGTTGAGGAAGTTATGGAGCTTGTGGAGCTGAAACCATTGAGGCAAGCATTAGTCGGGTTGCCAGGTGTGAATGGTCTCTCAACTGAGCAACGTAAGAGGCTAACAATTGCAGTCGAGTTAGTTGCCAACCCCTCCATAATTTTCATGGACGAGCCAACCTCAGGGTTGGATGCTAGAGCTGCTGCCATAGTTATGAGAACTGTGAGGAACACCGTTGACACTGGAAGAACAGTTGTGTGCACCATCCATCAGCCAAGCATTGACATATTTGAAGCTTTTGATGAGgtgaaaaatactaataaattaaaatgtatGGAACTTTTGTTCATGTTCTCTTCTGTGTATGAGAATGACATGTTTAACATGACATTGCAGCTATTCCTATTGAAGCATGGGGGACAAGAGATATATGTAGGGCCATTGGGTCGCCATTCTTGCCATTTAATCCAGTATTTTGAG GGAATAGAAGGAGTAAGTAAAATTAAAGATGGTTACAATCCAGCAACTTGGATGTTGGAAGTTACTTCATCAGCACATGAAACAACTTTGGTGAttgattttgctaatgtgtacAGAAATTCAAAGCTGTACAG GAGAAACAAAGAACTTATTGAACAATTGAGCATCCCTACTCCTGGATCGAAGGAACTCTATTTCCCTACACAATACTCTCAGTCATATTTCACCCAATTCATGGCTTGCTTATGGAAACAACATTGGTCGTACTGGCGCAACCCCCTATACACTGCTGTAAGATTTATCTTCACCACTGTCATAGCCCTGATGTTCGGGACAATGTTCTGGAACCTTGGCTCAAAAAC GACAAAGCAACAAGATTTGTTTAATGCAATGGGTTCCATGTATGCTGCTGTTCTCTTTATTGGAGTTAAAAACTCTAATTCAGTGCAACCAGTGGTGGCTATCGAACGAACAGTCTTCTATAGAGAAAGAGCAGCTGGGATGTATTCAGCATTGCCCTATGCGTTTGCACAG GTTTTGATTGAAGTCCCATACGTTTTTGTACAAACTGTGTTCTATGGTGTTATTGTATATGTATTGATTGGATTTGAATGGACTGCTGCTAAATTCTTCTGGTACCTATTCTTCGCGTATTTCTCACTGCTGTACTTCACCTACTATGGCATGATGACTGTCGCCTTGACACCAAACCACCACATTTCTTCCATAATTGCCTCTGCATTTTATTCAATATGGAATCTCTTTTCTGGATTCATAGTTCCACGACCT AGGATCCCTATTTGGTGGAGATGGTACTCTTGGGCATGTCCATTAGCCTGGACCTTGTATGGGTTGGTTGCATCACAGTTTGGAGATAAGAAAGACATGCTTGATACTGGTGAAAGCGTAGAAGATTTTGTGAGAGACTATTTCGGTTTCCATCATGATTTCCTAGGAGTGGTTGCAACTGTCGTTGTCGGGTTTGCAATACTATTTGCATTTATCTTTGCTATGTCTATTAAAGTGTTTAATTTCCAAAGGAGATAG